The proteins below are encoded in one region of uncultured Eubacteriales bacterium:
- a CDS encoding conserved hypothetical protein (Evidence 4 : Homologs of previously reported genes of unknown function) codes for MLAEKKGRKGWYKLDNAGVLYSAIQREKYSSVYRFSAVMTETVDPVVLQRAVDKTMPRFPGFRVHMKRGAFWCYFEPNEEPGPFVKKDIANPCQPIRAKEDNGWLVRFFYYEKRISLEVFHAISDGGGALIFFRTLLAVYLRERGYAVPNGNGVLDVDEPPRREEIEDSYSKYATGKVRRGGWQKTAYPNTSEPEPFYTLNVTMGFLPVDRLKEVAKGYGASITEYLAATLIEAILENQRAEGNRRELPVALAIPINLRPWFESATLRNFIITIRPCIDPAMGEYTFREIVEYVHHFMRLNINRQQMRSAFTGNVRFTTNPFLQVIPVVLKNPVMALSYKLVGVRPFSATYTNPGPFMVPDEMRPHIRRMEVILGQATRPSPHCASISYGNTMEITFAGTGVSSETERRFFTHLVKEGIPVKVESNREN; via the coding sequence ATGTTGGCGGAAAAGAAAGGCCGAAAGGGCTGGTACAAGCTGGACAACGCGGGCGTGCTTTACTCCGCCATACAGCGGGAGAAGTACTCCTCTGTCTACCGCTTTTCGGCGGTAATGACCGAGACAGTGGATCCCGTCGTCCTCCAGCGGGCGGTGGACAAGACCATGCCCCGCTTTCCCGGATTCAGGGTCCATATGAAACGGGGGGCCTTCTGGTGCTATTTCGAGCCGAACGAGGAGCCCGGCCCCTTCGTGAAGAAGGACATCGCAAACCCTTGTCAGCCCATCCGCGCCAAGGAGGACAACGGCTGGCTTGTGCGCTTTTTCTACTATGAAAAACGCATCTCCTTAGAGGTGTTCCACGCCATTTCAGACGGAGGGGGCGCGCTCATTTTTTTCCGTACCCTTCTGGCGGTCTATCTGCGGGAGCGGGGATACGCTGTCCCCAATGGAAACGGCGTCCTGGATGTGGACGAGCCGCCCCGCAGGGAGGAGATCGAGGATTCCTACAGCAAGTATGCCACCGGCAAGGTCCGCAGGGGCGGTTGGCAGAAGACTGCCTACCCCAATACCAGCGAGCCGGAGCCGTTCTATACCCTCAACGTCACCATGGGCTTTCTCCCGGTGGATAGGCTCAAGGAGGTGGCGAAGGGATACGGCGCCTCCATTACCGAGTATCTGGCGGCCACACTGATCGAGGCCATTTTGGAGAACCAGCGGGCCGAGGGAAACAGGCGTGAGCTCCCGGTGGCATTGGCAATTCCCATCAACCTCCGGCCCTGGTTCGAGTCTGCCACCCTGAGGAATTTTATCATCACCATCCGCCCCTGCATCGATCCGGCGATGGGGGAGTACACCTTCCGGGAGATCGTGGAATACGTCCACCACTTTATGCGCCTGAACATCAACCGCCAGCAGATGCGCTCCGCCTTCACCGGCAACGTGCGTTTCACCACCAACCCCTTTTTGCAGGTGATCCCCGTGGTACTGAAAAACCCGGTGATGGCCCTCTCGTACAAGCTGGTGGGGGTGCGGCCCTTTTCGGCTACCTATACGAACCCCGGCCCCTTCATGGTGCCCGATGAGATGCGCCCCCACATCCGGCGGATGGAGGTTATCCTGGGTCAGGCCACCCGGCCCTCGCCCCACTGCGCGTCCATCAGCTACGGCAACACGATGGAGATCACCTTCGCCGGTACCGGCGTATCCTCCGAGACAGAGCGGCGCTTTTTCACCCATCTGGTGAAGGAGGGCATCCCCGTCAAGGTGGAGAGCAACCGGGAGAATTAA
- a CDS encoding Ferredoxin, giving the protein MAYVISSDCISCGSCEGGCPVSAISQGDSQYEIDAGTCIDCGACASTCPVGAISQG; this is encoded by the coding sequence ATGGCATATGTCATCAGCAGCGACTGCATCAGCTGCGGTTCCTGTGAGGGCGGTTGCCCCGTGAGCGCGATTTCTCAGGGTGATTCCCAGTATGAGATCGACGCCGGTACCTGCATCGACTGCGGCGCCTGCGCCAGCACTTGCCCCGTGGGTGCTATTTCTCAGGGCTAA
- the clpB gene encoding Chaperone protein ClpB, whose amino-acid sequence MSETRFTERAQSALRLAQEASSELGHGYVGSEHLLLGLAREGQGVAARVLQNAGLDQETIRTAIRRMVGVGTPGVRPSQGLTPRCKKIIELSLTEAARLGHHYVGTEHLLLGILREGDGVAQRVLVGSSVEPRRLYSDILASLGDNESPPPYRGGNRFRSDRDDDHSVSGNRETKLLDQFSRDLTALASAGMLDPVIGREAEVRRVVQILSRRTKNNPALIGEPGVGKTAIAEGLARRIVAGDVPEDLRGKRILSVDLSSMVAGTKYRGEFEERVKNAISEAKRAGDVILFIDELHNIVGAGSAEGAIDAANIIKPALGRGELQVIGATTLDEYRKYIEKDAALERRFQPVVIGEPERDDAVAILRGVRDRYEAHHRLKITDEAIDAAVTLSVRYIGDRRLPDKAIDLMDEAASRVRMDRLATPPGLRVLEEKAEHAQREKEEAIRGQDFETAAMLRDAEGDFRRELEREKLRWRSGQDRGAVGPEDVAAVVSEWTGIPVTTLTQVESERLLHLEEELHRRLVGQEEAVKAVCRAVRRGRVGLKEPGRPTGAFLFLGPTGVGKTELCKALSASLFGSEEALLRFDMSEYMERHTVSRLIGSPPGYVGHEEGGQLTEKVRRKPYSVVLFDEIEKAHQDVWGILLQIMEDGVLTDAQGKKTDFRNTVVVMTSNVGAGRITAKGGRLGFSAGAVQGETRSLEELRGPILEDLKKVFRPEFLNRLDETIVFRQLTRGEIREIAGRMLREVAARVAGLGAELRVTDEALDLLADKGFDPDYGARPLRRAIRAQVEDPAAELFLSGALSPGGWAEVTVKDGQLTLTPAPLEGNSLPGPAV is encoded by the coding sequence ATGAGCGAGACCAGATTCACCGAACGGGCCCAGTCCGCTCTGCGCCTTGCCCAGGAGGCCTCCTCCGAGCTGGGGCATGGCTATGTGGGCAGCGAACACCTGCTGCTGGGTCTCGCCCGGGAGGGGCAGGGCGTGGCCGCCCGGGTCCTCCAGAACGCGGGACTGGACCAGGAGACCATCCGCACCGCCATACGGCGCATGGTGGGCGTAGGCACGCCGGGGGTACGCCCCTCCCAAGGGCTTACTCCTCGCTGCAAAAAGATCATTGAGCTCTCCCTAACCGAGGCCGCGCGGCTGGGGCACCACTACGTGGGGACCGAACACCTGCTGCTGGGCATCCTCCGGGAGGGGGACGGCGTGGCACAGCGGGTGCTGGTCGGCAGCAGCGTAGAGCCCCGCAGGCTCTATAGCGATATTCTAGCCTCCCTGGGCGACAACGAGAGTCCGCCTCCCTACCGGGGCGGTAACCGTTTCCGCTCTGACCGGGACGATGACCACTCGGTCTCCGGCAACCGCGAGACCAAGCTCCTGGACCAGTTCTCCCGGGACCTGACAGCTCTCGCCTCCGCTGGAATGCTGGACCCGGTCATTGGCCGGGAGGCTGAGGTGCGCCGTGTGGTGCAGATCCTCTCCCGCCGTACGAAAAACAACCCTGCCCTCATCGGCGAACCCGGCGTGGGCAAGACCGCCATTGCCGAGGGGCTTGCCCGGCGCATCGTGGCCGGGGACGTGCCGGAGGATCTGCGCGGCAAGCGCATCTTGTCGGTAGACCTCTCCTCCATGGTGGCAGGCACCAAGTACCGCGGCGAGTTCGAGGAGCGGGTGAAGAATGCCATCTCCGAGGCAAAGCGGGCGGGGGACGTGATTTTGTTCATCGACGAGCTCCACAACATCGTGGGCGCGGGCAGCGCCGAGGGAGCCATCGACGCGGCCAACATCATCAAGCCCGCCCTGGGCCGGGGAGAGCTCCAGGTCATCGGAGCCACTACACTGGACGAGTACCGCAAGTATATCGAAAAAGACGCGGCACTGGAACGGCGCTTTCAGCCTGTGGTCATTGGCGAGCCTGAGCGGGACGACGCCGTGGCCATCCTCCGGGGCGTTCGGGACCGGTACGAAGCCCACCACCGGCTAAAGATCACAGACGAAGCCATCGACGCCGCCGTCACTCTCTCAGTTCGTTATATCGGGGACCGGCGGCTCCCCGACAAGGCCATTGACCTTATGGACGAGGCCGCCTCCCGGGTCCGCATGGATCGGCTGGCCACGCCGCCCGGCCTGCGCGTCCTGGAGGAAAAGGCTGAGCATGCTCAGCGCGAGAAGGAAGAGGCCATCCGGGGCCAGGACTTCGAGACCGCAGCCATGCTACGGGACGCGGAGGGCGACTTCCGACGTGAGCTGGAGCGGGAAAAACTGCGTTGGCGATCCGGGCAGGACCGGGGCGCGGTGGGGCCGGAGGATGTGGCGGCTGTGGTGTCCGAATGGACCGGCATCCCGGTCACCACCCTCACCCAGGTCGAGTCTGAACGGCTCCTTCACCTGGAGGAGGAACTGCACCGCCGCCTGGTAGGCCAGGAGGAGGCGGTAAAGGCCGTGTGCAGGGCCGTCCGCCGGGGCCGGGTGGGTCTCAAGGAGCCGGGCAGGCCCACAGGGGCCTTCCTCTTTCTGGGTCCCACGGGGGTGGGAAAGACCGAGCTGTGCAAGGCCCTGTCCGCCTCCCTCTTTGGCAGCGAGGAGGCCCTGCTTCGTTTTGATATGTCCGAGTATATGGAGCGGCATACCGTCTCCCGCCTCATCGGCTCTCCCCCCGGCTATGTTGGGCACGAGGAGGGCGGCCAGCTCACCGAGAAGGTGCGGCGCAAGCCCTACTCGGTGGTCCTCTTCGACGAGATTGAGAAGGCGCACCAGGACGTTTGGGGCATCCTTCTGCAAATTATGGAGGACGGCGTCCTCACCGATGCCCAGGGCAAGAAGACCGATTTTCGCAATACTGTGGTTGTCATGACCAGCAATGTGGGGGCCGGGCGTATCACCGCAAAGGGCGGGCGGCTGGGCTTTTCCGCCGGGGCCGTTCAGGGGGAGACCCGCTCCCTGGAGGAGCTGCGTGGCCCCATCCTGGAGGATTTGAAAAAAGTCTTCCGGCCTGAGTTTTTAAACCGTCTGGATGAGACCATCGTCTTCCGTCAGCTTACCCGGGGAGAGATCCGGGAAATTGCCGGACGGATGCTCCGTGAGGTGGCAGCCCGGGTGGCCGGGCTGGGGGCGGAACTGCGCGTCACCGATGAGGCGCTTGACCTGTTGGCCGACAAGGGCTTTGACCCGGACTACGGAGCCCGCCCCCTCCGCAGAGCCATCCGCGCTCAGGTGGAGGACCCGGCAGCCGAGCTATTCCTCTCCGGCGCGCTCTCCCCCGGCGGGTGGGCTGAGGTGACCGTCAAGGACGGACAGCTCACTCTGACCCCCGCTCCCCTAGAGGGGAACTCTCTGCCCGGTCCCGCCGTCTAA
- a CDS encoding conserved exported hypothetical protein (Evidence 4 : Homologs of previously reported genes of unknown function), with protein MKRILPLFLAAALLTASLSGCAGKGGSGESLTAEERTELYKTAIESARDAKANADLPLSVTGKEVPDITFELLGITKDDVSAYAMYVAAMNVQAYAVAALYPAEGKSETVMTGLQDFIDRQKKSFENYLADQYEIARNAKIEKLDDGTILLVMCDGQDEIFSSIKSAINKQEK; from the coding sequence ATGAAACGCATCCTACCCCTCTTCCTCGCCGCGGCGCTGCTGACGGCCTCCCTCTCCGGCTGCGCAGGCAAGGGCGGCTCCGGTGAGAGCCTCACCGCCGAGGAGCGCACCGAACTCTACAAGACTGCCATCGAGAGCGCACGCGACGCCAAGGCCAACGCCGACCTCCCCCTCTCCGTCACCGGGAAAGAGGTGCCCGACATCACCTTCGAGCTGCTGGGCATCACCAAGGACGACGTGAGCGCCTATGCTATGTACGTCGCCGCCATGAACGTCCAGGCTTACGCCGTCGCCGCCCTCTATCCCGCCGAGGGAAAGAGCGAGACCGTGATGACCGGTCTGCAGGACTTTATCGACCGGCAGAAGAAGTCTTTTGAAAACTACCTGGCCGACCAGTACGAGATCGCCCGGAATGCGAAGATTGAGAAGCTGGACGACGGCACCATCCTCCTCGTCATGTGCGACGGTCAGGACGAGATCTTCTCCTCCATCAAGTCCGCCATCAATAAACAGGAAAAATAA
- a CDS encoding conserved hypothetical protein (Evidence 4 : Homologs of previously reported genes of unknown function) gives MDGKNRPFHMEASGSLVPELEGAPSSLRHTHRTTKHEKENDPRASKRPAKAPNRQAHGGGR, from the coding sequence ATGGACGGAAAAAACCGTCCCTTTCACATGGAGGCTTCCGGAAGCCTGGTCCCGGAGCTGGAGGGCGCGCCCTCCAGCCTGAGGCACACACACCGTACTACAAAACACGAGAAGGAGAATGACCCGCGTGCGTCAAAACGACCGGCAAAGGCGCCCAACCGCCAGGCCCACGGCGGGGGGAGATAA
- a CDS encoding conserved membrane hypothetical protein (Evidence 4 : Homologs of previously reported genes of unknown function), with protein sequence MSYCVNCGVELDKTAQTCPLCHSIVANPQQPVDLTSSKPFPTHREEVPPVSRWELALLLSAMFLSMGVCCGLLNVFLRSERIWSLYVIGAAVMLWIWFVPPLLMRGMHLLLRLMLDVAAVGIYIFLISVDLDGQGWFVHLALPIILLAGAIMLFLGMMLRGGKRSILSSVTLIIASAGVFVVGVELFLDWYALGAWGPGWSIAVLAVCVALVIPLIIVRRIPSFREEARRRFHM encoded by the coding sequence ATGTCATACTGCGTCAACTGCGGCGTAGAGCTGGACAAGACAGCCCAGACCTGCCCACTATGCCATTCCATTGTAGCGAATCCCCAGCAGCCGGTGGATCTCACCTCGTCCAAGCCCTTTCCCACTCATCGGGAAGAGGTGCCCCCGGTCTCCCGGTGGGAGCTGGCGCTGCTCCTCTCTGCCATGTTCCTCTCTATGGGGGTGTGCTGCGGGCTGCTGAACGTCTTCCTCCGGTCTGAACGGATATGGTCCCTCTATGTTATCGGCGCTGCGGTCATGCTATGGATATGGTTCGTACCGCCCCTCCTTATGCGGGGGATGCACCTGCTGCTGCGGCTTATGCTGGATGTGGCGGCGGTGGGAATCTATATTTTTCTCATCTCGGTGGACCTGGACGGGCAGGGGTGGTTTGTCCATCTGGCGCTGCCTATCATTTTGCTGGCGGGGGCCATCATGCTCTTTCTGGGGATGATGCTCCGGGGCGGAAAGCGGTCCATCCTATCCAGCGTGACCCTCATCATCGCCAGTGCCGGCGTCTTCGTGGTGGGGGTGGAGCTTTTTTTGGACTGGTACGCTCTGGGGGCATGGGGCCCCGGTTGGTCCATCGCGGTCCTTGCCGTCTGCGTCGCCCTGGTCATCCCGCTGATTATTGTCCGCCGTATTCCCTCCTTCCGGGAGGAGGCGCGGAGAAGATTTCACATGTGA
- a CDS encoding Hydrolase, alpha/beta domain protein translates to MDQERKPRSMKLIRPTPEQRHTAEERRLQPMLRALKAIHSASNPESMDPEDLERQRAGQELLGRLAAPMLGMSFEPFDLAGMNAAWVRPDRGHDRRRAILYCHGGGYTSGNLGYSRPLAAKLASVTGWAVLSFEYRLAPEHPFPAAADDAMKAWDYLMYQGYGARDIVVAGDSAGGNMALVLCHRLKEAGRRLPARLVLMSPWTDMTASGRSYTELAELDPTITMDYIKAVRCVYARGYDLSSPLLSPLFGDFSGFPPALIQVGGNEILLSDSVRLRDRMVADQVPCRLEKWNNMWHVFQMFPIKRANEAMESIGRFLLEQF, encoded by the coding sequence ATGGACCAGGAACGCAAGCCCAGGAGCATGAAACTGATCCGCCCCACGCCGGAGCAGCGCCATACCGCTGAGGAGCGCAGGCTCCAGCCCATGCTGCGGGCATTAAAAGCCATCCACTCGGCCTCCAACCCCGAATCCATGGACCCCGAGGACCTGGAGCGCCAGCGCGCCGGGCAGGAGCTGCTGGGCCGCCTGGCCGCGCCCATGCTCGGCATGAGCTTCGAGCCCTTCGACCTTGCCGGAATGAACGCAGCCTGGGTCCGGCCCGACCGCGGGCACGACCGCCGCCGGGCTATCCTCTACTGCCACGGGGGCGGCTACACCAGCGGCAACCTGGGCTACTCCCGCCCCCTGGCCGCAAAGCTGGCCTCCGTTACGGGCTGGGCGGTCCTCTCCTTCGAGTACCGCTTGGCCCCCGAGCACCCCTTCCCCGCCGCCGCGGACGACGCGATGAAGGCCTGGGACTACCTCATGTACCAGGGATACGGCGCGCGGGACATCGTCGTGGCTGGGGACTCGGCGGGGGGCAACATGGCCCTGGTGCTCTGCCACCGGCTTAAGGAGGCGGGCCGCAGGCTTCCCGCCCGGCTGGTGCTCATGTCCCCGTGGACCGATATGACGGCCTCCGGCAGATCCTACACCGAGCTGGCGGAGCTGGACCCAACCATCACCATGGATTATATCAAAGCCGTCCGGTGCGTGTACGCCCGGGGGTACGACCTCTCCTCCCCCCTGCTCTCCCCTCTCTTCGGGGACTTCTCGGGCTTTCCCCCCGCTTTGATCCAGGTAGGCGGCAATGAGATCCTGCTCTCCGACTCCGTCCGTCTGCGGGACCGCATGGTCGCGGACCAGGTCCCCTGTCGGCTGGAAAAGTGGAACAACATGTGGCACGTGTTCCAGATGTTCCCCATCAAGCGGGCAAACGAGGCTATGGAGAGCATTGGACGTTTCCTGCTGGAACAGTTTTAG
- the argH gene encoding argininosuccinate lyase (Evidence 2a : Function of homologous gene experimentally demonstrated in an other organism; PubMedId : 2851495, 353508, 6292860; Product type e : enzyme) gives MKLWGGRFQKETDTLVNDFNSSITFDARMYRQDIQGSLAHAAMLGAQGIIEEQEAEKIIEGLKAILIDIDAGGVEFSLDNEDIHMNIEAMLTARIGDTGKRLHTARSRNDQVAVDFRLFVKEEISSIIGLCLDLEKVLVKKAEANLETVMPGYTHLQRAQPTTFAHYMMAYANMLRRDITRFEDCLERMDECPLGAGALATSTYNVDRFATAAALGFRQPTENSLDSVSDRDFAIEFLSACSILMMHLSRFSEEIIAWCSWEFKFVELDDAYSTGSSIMPQKKNPDVAELVRGKTGRVYGSLFTLLTVMKGLPLAYNKDMQEDKEPVFDAIDTVEMCLPVFTAMLDTLTVLDKNMRKAASGGFINATDCADYLTKKGLPFREAYMVVGRLVSQCIKAGETLDTLPLKDFRAVSQVFDSDVYQALELKTCVNDRKVYGGPAKEAVEKQIESIKAFVEARV, from the coding sequence ATGAAATTATGGGGCGGACGTTTCCAGAAAGAAACCGATACGCTGGTAAATGACTTTAACTCCTCCATCACCTTTGATGCACGGATGTACCGGCAGGACATTCAGGGTTCCCTTGCCCACGCCGCTATGCTGGGCGCTCAGGGCATCATTGAGGAGCAGGAGGCCGAAAAGATCATTGAGGGACTCAAAGCGATCCTGATTGACATCGACGCCGGGGGCGTGGAGTTCTCTCTCGATAATGAGGACATCCACATGAACATCGAGGCCATGCTCACGGCGCGCATCGGGGACACAGGAAAGCGCCTGCACACTGCCCGCAGCCGAAACGACCAGGTGGCGGTGGACTTTCGCCTTTTTGTTAAGGAGGAGATTTCCTCCATCATCGGGCTTTGCCTTGACCTGGAAAAGGTTCTGGTGAAGAAGGCCGAGGCAAACCTTGAGACCGTCATGCCCGGCTATACCCACCTCCAGCGGGCTCAGCCCACCACCTTCGCCCACTACATGATGGCCTATGCCAACATGCTCCGCCGGGACATTACCCGGTTTGAGGACTGCCTGGAGCGCATGGACGAGTGCCCTCTGGGGGCGGGGGCCCTGGCAACCTCCACCTACAACGTGGACCGTTTCGCCACCGCTGCCGCCCTGGGGTTCCGTCAGCCCACGGAAAACTCTCTTGACTCGGTCTCGGACCGGGACTTTGCCATTGAGTTTTTGTCCGCCTGCTCCATTTTGATGATGCATCTCTCCCGGTTCTCGGAGGAGATCATCGCCTGGTGCTCCTGGGAGTTCAAGTTTGTGGAGCTGGACGACGCATACTCCACCGGATCCTCGATCATGCCCCAGAAGAAGAACCCCGACGTGGCCGAGCTGGTTCGGGGCAAGACCGGGCGGGTCTACGGCTCCCTCTTCACGCTCCTCACCGTTATGAAGGGACTGCCCCTGGCGTACAACAAGGATATGCAGGAGGACAAGGAGCCGGTGTTTGACGCTATCGACACCGTGGAGATGTGTCTGCCCGTCTTCACCGCTATGCTGGACACCCTGACGGTACTGGATAAGAATATGCGCAAAGCGGCCTCCGGCGGTTTCATCAACGCTACCGACTGCGCCGACTACCTCACCAAGAAGGGACTGCCCTTCCGGGAGGCTTATATGGTGGTGGGGCGGCTGGTCTCCCAGTGTATCAAAGCGGGGGAGACCCTGGACACCCTTCCTCTCAAGGACTTCCGCGCCGTCTCCCAGGTCTTCGACAGCGATGTCTACCAGGCCCTGGAGCTCAAGACCTGCGTCAATGACCGCAAGGTCTATGGCGGCCCTGCCAAGGAGGCTGTGGAGAAGCAGATTGAGAGCATAAAGGCGTTTGTGGAGGCGCGGGTCTGA
- a CDS encoding conserved hypothetical protein (Evidence 4 : Homologs of previously reported genes of unknown function) translates to MNQSIVHIALVVRDYDEAIEFYTKKLHFTLVEDTYQNEQDKRWVVVSPPGSNGTTILLARASKPVQEPFIGNQAGGRVFLFLGTDDFWRDFHEMKALGIEFEREPKEADYGTVAVFRDLYGYLWDLVQFKAGHPMAARVT, encoded by the coding sequence ATGAATCAGTCCATCGTGCACATTGCCTTGGTGGTCCGGGATTATGATGAAGCCATTGAGTTCTATACAAAAAAACTTCACTTTACCCTGGTGGAGGACACCTACCAAAACGAGCAGGACAAGCGCTGGGTGGTGGTGTCCCCGCCCGGCTCCAACGGGACAACGATCCTTCTGGCCCGCGCCTCAAAGCCTGTGCAGGAGCCCTTCATCGGGAATCAGGCAGGCGGGCGCGTGTTCCTTTTCCTTGGGACCGACGATTTTTGGAGGGATTTTCACGAGATGAAGGCCCTCGGCATCGAGTTCGAGCGCGAGCCCAAGGAGGCGGACTATGGCACGGTAGCGGTATTTAGGGATCTCTATGGATACCTGTGGGATTTGGTTCAGTTCAAAGCGGGGCATCCCATGGCGGCGCGGGTGACATGA
- a CDS encoding hypothetical protein (Evidence 5 : No homology to any previously reported sequences) — translation MSSPSLVYLWDNILDGGTGQRVPL, via the coding sequence TTGAGTTCTCCTAGTCTGGTGTATTTATGGGACAATATCTTAGACGGCGGGACCGGGCAGAGAGTTCCCCTCTAG
- the argG gene encoding Argininosuccinate synthase produces the protein MAEVKKVVLAYSGGLDTSIIIPWLKENYNNPEVVAVSGDVGQGTELDGLEEKAIKTGASKLYVEDLTDEMVDDVIIPSMQMGAKYEDYLLGTAFARPIIAKRLVEIAKAEGADAICHGCTGKGNDQVRFELAIKRFAPEMKIIAPWREWTIKGREEEIDYAEAHDVPLKISRETNYSKDKNLWHLSHEGLDLEDPANEPQYDKPGFLEMSVSPAMAPNEPTYVTVDFVKGVPTAVDGVSMKASDVVRKLNELGGANGIGLLDIVENRLVGMKDRGVYETPGGAILYRAHEVLEMITIDKDTAHMKSKLAVDFADLVYNGKWFTPLREALSSFATETQKHVTGTVKLKLYKGNIITAGVTSPETLYSENLVTFEESDYDQKDSQGFINLWGLPDTVQALREQGKLK, from the coding sequence ATGGCTGAAGTTAAAAAAGTAGTCCTCGCCTACTCCGGCGGACTGGATACTTCTATTATCATTCCCTGGCTGAAGGAGAACTACAACAATCCCGAGGTCGTCGCCGTCTCCGGCGACGTGGGACAGGGCACCGAGCTGGACGGCCTGGAGGAGAAGGCCATCAAGACGGGCGCAAGCAAGCTCTACGTCGAGGACCTGACCGACGAGATGGTGGACGACGTCATCATCCCCTCCATGCAGATGGGGGCGAAGTATGAGGATTATCTGCTGGGCACCGCCTTTGCCCGGCCCATCATCGCCAAGCGCCTGGTGGAGATCGCCAAGGCCGAAGGGGCCGACGCCATCTGCCATGGCTGCACCGGCAAGGGCAACGACCAGGTGCGGTTCGAGCTGGCCATCAAGCGCTTTGCCCCCGAGATGAAGATCATTGCCCCCTGGCGCGAGTGGACCATCAAGGGCCGGGAAGAGGAGATCGACTATGCCGAGGCCCACGACGTGCCCCTGAAGATCTCCCGTGAGACCAACTACTCCAAGGACAAGAACCTCTGGCACCTCTCCCATGAGGGCCTCGACCTGGAGGACCCCGCCAACGAGCCCCAGTACGATAAGCCCGGTTTCCTGGAGATGAGCGTCTCCCCCGCGATGGCTCCCAATGAGCCCACTTACGTGACCGTTGACTTCGTAAAGGGTGTGCCCACGGCGGTGGACGGCGTGAGCATGAAAGCCTCCGACGTGGTGCGCAAGCTCAACGAGCTGGGCGGCGCCAACGGCATCGGCCTTTTGGACATCGTGGAGAACCGGCTGGTGGGCATGAAGGACCGCGGCGTCTATGAGACCCCTGGCGGCGCCATCCTCTACCGTGCCCATGAGGTGCTGGAGATGATCACCATCGACAAGGATACCGCCCACATGAAGAGCAAGCTGGCGGTGGACTTTGCGGACCTCGTTTACAACGGCAAGTGGTTTACCCCCCTGCGGGAGGCCCTCTCCTCTTTCGCCACTGAGACGCAGAAGCATGTTACCGGCACGGTGAAGCTCAAGCTATACAAGGGCAACATTATCACCGCCGGCGTCACCTCCCCGGAGACTCTGTACTCCGAGAACCTGGTCACGTTTGAGGAGAGCGATTATGACCAGAAGGACTCCCAGGGCTTTATCAATCTCTGGGGCCTGCCCGACACCGTCCAGGCGCTGCGGGAGCAGGGGAAACTGAAGTAA